The Actinotalea sp. JY-7876 sequence CGCCGCCCGAGGCGCCGCCGCCCGCGGCACCGGCCCCCGACGCGCCGCCCCCGGGACCCGACGGTCGTCTCATCCGCGTGGCCACGCACCTGGGCGCCCCGGCGGCGCTGGTGTGGCAGCGTGAGGACGGCGGGTACCACGAGGCGCTCCTGCACGCCGACGGCTGGATCGAGCTGCCCGACGGCACCCGTCTCCGCTCGCCCGACGAGGCGGCGGCAGCGCTCACGGGCGACGCGGCCACGGACGGCTGGCGGGTGTGGCACGTCGAGCGGCCGGACGGCCCGTCGCTGGCGGACGCGCTCGAGCGCGCCTCGGGCTGACGGGGGCCGGCGCGCTCACATCCAGCCGTAGGCCGACGTCCAGCGCCGGAGCTCCTCGTAGAAGAGGGTGCGGGCCGGGAGCCGGGACAGCGTGAGGTCGTGCAGGCCGCCGCGGACGCGGACCACGGTGACGACCGGGCCGAGCATCACGGCGCGCCGCGCGGTCAGGTCGACGTCGAGCACGGTGTCGGCCTCGCGCATCTCCTCGCGCCACCGGGGGAGCACCAGGCTCCGGGCGGAGAGGCCCACGAAGACCGGCACGGTCAGGTTCAGGCCGCGCTGGACCTGGGCGTGCCCGCTGAGCACCGCCTGGACCCAGCCGGCGCGCACCGGGTGGTAGGGCGTGGGTCGCCACGTCGTGTCGTACTCCCACTCGCCGCCCTGCTCCCGCAGCAGGGAGCGGGCGTAGAACCCGGGGTCGATCACGCCCAGCGGCGTCTTGGGCCGCTGCCGGGCGATGGGCAGGATCAGCGGCATGCTGAGGTTGCGCGCCAACGAGGCCCCGAGCAGCTCCAGCCAGGGGCTGTTGAGGACGAGCCCCGTGACCAGACCGGGCCGGCGCCGCGCCCACAGCGAGCCCACGAGGCCGCCGGTGGAGTGGCCCATGAACATGATCCGGGCACGGCGGCCGAGGTCCGCGTGGATCTGCCGGATCGCGGCGTCCAGCTCCTCGTCGTACGTCGCCAGGTCGTCGACGTAGTTCGGCGTCTGGTGCGGGCGCAGGCTGCGCCCGTACTTGCGCAGGTCGAGCGCGTAGAACGCCGCGCCCTCCGCGTGCCAGAACTCGGCGAGCCCGGTCTGGAAGAAGTAGTCGTTCCACCCGTGCACGTACAGCACGGCCCGCGCCGGGCGGACGTCCGCGGCGGCCTGCGGCCGGTACCGGACCAGGGTCGCGACGACCTCGCCCTCGTCGTCGTCGGCGAGCGGCAGCGTCAGGGCCTGGTAGTCCGCCCCGAGGACATCGGTGACCCAGGTGCTCATGCGGGCGTGACCACGACCTTCCCGAAGTGCTCTCCGGAGGCGAGGCGCGCGAACGCGTCGTGCACCCGGTCGAGCTGGTACGTCGAGTCGACCACGGGGCGGACCCCGGTGCGAGCCAGGAAGCGCAGGAGCGCCTCGAGGTCGACCTTCGCGCCCATGGTCACGCCGACGACGCGGAGCTCGGTGAAGAACACCCGGGTCAGCTCGGCGCCGGGCTGGTCGCCGCTGGTCGCACCGGCCACCACGACGGTGCCGCCCGGGCGCAGCGAGCGGATCGAGTGCGCCCACGTCGCGGCGCCGACCGTCTCCAGGACGGCGTCGACCCGGAAGGGCAGGCGGGCGCCGCTCTCGAGCGCGAGCGACGCGCCGAGGCCCAGCGCGCGCTCGCGCTTGCCCTCGTCGCGGCTGGTGACGACCACCTCGACGCCCGCCGCCGAGCCCAGCACGACGGCGGCCGTGGCGACCCCGCCGCCCGCGCCCTGCACGAGCACGCGGTCGCCCGGGCGCGCACCGGCGGCGACGAAGAGCATCCGGTAGGCGGTCAGCCAGGCGGTGGGCAGGCAGGCCACCTCCTCGAACGACAGCTCGGCCGGCTTGGGCACCAGGTTCCACGTCGGCACCGCGACGCGCTCCGCGAGCGTGCCCGGGTAGGCCTCGGAGAGCAGCGTGCGGCGCTCCGTCGGCCCCACGCCGTGGCCGGTCTCCCCGATGACGGAGTGGATGACGACCTCGGTCCCGTCGGCAGTGGTGCCGGCGCCGTCGGTGCCCAGGACCATCGGCAGGCGGTCCTGGGGCAACCCGACGCCCCGGAGCGACCACAGGTCGTGGTGGTTGAGGCTGGCGGCCCGCACGTCGACGACCGACCAGTCCGGCCGCCCCTCCGGCGGCGCGGCGTCGGGGCGCTCCCCGAGCTCGAGGCAGGCGAGCGGGTCGTCGGGATCGGTCCGGGCGGCGTAGGCGGCGAGCACACCCCAAACCTACG is a genomic window containing:
- a CDS encoding alpha/beta hydrolase, coding for MSTWVTDVLGADYQALTLPLADDDEGEVVATLVRYRPQAAADVRPARAVLYVHGWNDYFFQTGLAEFWHAEGAAFYALDLRKYGRSLRPHQTPNYVDDLATYDEELDAAIRQIHADLGRRARIMFMGHSTGGLVGSLWARRRPGLVTGLVLNSPWLELLGASLARNLSMPLILPIARQRPKTPLGVIDPGFYARSLLREQGGEWEYDTTWRPTPYHPVRAGWVQAVLSGHAQVQRGLNLTVPVFVGLSARSLVLPRWREEMREADTVLDVDLTARRAVMLGPVVTVVRVRGGLHDLTLSRLPARTLFYEELRRWTSAYGWM
- a CDS encoding zinc-binding dehydrogenase yields the protein MLAAYAARTDPDDPLACLELGERPDAAPPEGRPDWSVVDVRAASLNHHDLWSLRGVGLPQDRLPMVLGTDGAGTTADGTEVVIHSVIGETGHGVGPTERRTLLSEAYPGTLAERVAVPTWNLVPKPAELSFEEVACLPTAWLTAYRMLFVAAGARPGDRVLVQGAGGGVATAAVVLGSAAGVEVVVTSRDEGKRERALGLGASLALESGARLPFRVDAVLETVGAATWAHSIRSLRPGGTVVVAGATSGDQPGAELTRVFFTELRVVGVTMGAKVDLEALLRFLARTGVRPVVDSTYQLDRVHDAFARLASGEHFGKVVVTPA